A genomic region of Vitreimonas flagellata contains the following coding sequences:
- a CDS encoding peptide MFS transporter, with amino-acid sequence MSQSEAGAVSSGKGLFGHPPGLTVLFLTQTWAEFSYFGLQAMLVLYMTQQLGLPQAQSSIIYGLYTGCAFFSPFIGGIIADRWLGKTTSVVIGGSLMMLGHFAMAFESLLFPALALVAIGNGLFLPPLAVQVGALYQPGDARRDQAFSAYYMGINLGAFAAIILCPLLAQLYGWHWGFAAAGFGMALGLVLYLGFKKHLPPELPRVSAQEKTRTPLSKVDWKALTTLLGVIAVVILFRIAYEQSGNTITLWLSDRTERSLGGFEIPAPWFTSLNPLLIIALTPLLMIYWRKRKEAGHEQNLFRRMALGCALAGLACLVMVGAALAYSAGGGGAVSSLWVIAYFVLLTLGELLVLPVGLALFGTLSPVQVASMMMGAWYIAKFVGSLSAGFIGTLWLTIPTEFFFAIGAGATFLAALILFWMGRERLAANAS; translated from the coding sequence GTGAGTCAAAGCGAAGCGGGTGCGGTGAGTTCGGGCAAAGGCCTTTTCGGCCATCCACCGGGACTCACCGTGCTGTTCCTCACGCAAACTTGGGCTGAGTTCTCGTATTTCGGCCTGCAAGCCATGCTGGTTCTTTACATGACCCAGCAGCTTGGTTTGCCGCAGGCGCAATCCTCGATCATCTACGGGCTTTACACGGGCTGCGCGTTCTTCAGCCCATTCATCGGCGGCATCATCGCCGATCGCTGGCTCGGCAAGACCACAAGTGTCGTCATTGGCGGCTCGCTGATGATGCTCGGCCATTTCGCGATGGCGTTTGAATCGCTACTCTTCCCGGCGCTCGCTTTGGTTGCGATCGGCAACGGTCTCTTCCTGCCGCCGCTCGCGGTGCAAGTCGGTGCGCTCTATCAGCCGGGCGACGCGCGGCGCGATCAGGCGTTCAGCGCCTATTACATGGGCATCAATCTCGGCGCCTTCGCCGCAATTATTCTGTGCCCGTTACTGGCGCAGCTTTACGGATGGCATTGGGGCTTCGCCGCCGCCGGCTTCGGTATGGCGCTTGGCCTCGTGCTCTATCTTGGTTTCAAGAAACATCTGCCGCCCGAGTTGCCGCGCGTGAGCGCGCAAGAGAAAACACGTACGCCTCTGTCAAAGGTCGATTGGAAGGCGCTGACCACGCTGCTCGGCGTTATCGCCGTCGTCATCCTCTTCCGCATCGCTTACGAGCAGAGCGGCAACACGATCACGCTGTGGCTGAGCGATCGCACCGAGCGTTCGCTTGGCGGCTTCGAGATTCCCGCGCCCTGGTTCACTTCACTCAACCCGCTACTGATCATCGCGCTGACGCCGCTGCTTATGATCTATTGGCGCAAGCGCAAAGAGGCGGGGCACGAGCAGAATCTGTTTCGCCGTATGGCGCTGGGCTGTGCGCTCGCAGGGCTTGCGTGCCTTGTCATGGTGGGCGCTGCTTTGGCCTACAGCGCGGGCGGCGGCGGCGCCGTCAGTTCGCTTTGGGTGATCGCCTATTTCGTGTTGCTGACGCTCGGCGAGCTGTTGGTGCTGCCCGTTGGCCTCGCGCTCTTCGGCACGCTATCTCCAGTGCAAGTCGCGTCGATGATGATGGGCGCATGGTACATCGCCAAATTCGTCGGCAGCCTCTCGGCCGG
- a CDS encoding serine hydrolase domain-containing protein has protein sequence MLSKLKGWAAPVAALTLLSLGALQASGQVAPTPEQIQETAVDPAAAPPQVTSADVNAWLDGFMPYALSNADIVGAVVTVVRDGQVVANRGYGFANLETRTPVDPNTTLFRPGSISKLFTWTAVMQQVEAGRIDLDADINTYIDFEIPDYEGQPITMRQIMTHTTGFEEVIRDLISSDPAAGGLTLGDYLKRRIPARIYPPGTMPAYSNYATALAGYVVERVSGESFADYVHAHIFEPLGMQHSTFAQPLPAAMNPAMSGGYKNVADGEAQLFEIIPAAPAGALTTTGPDMALFMNAHLNDGAGLMSPETARLMHETIDQQFPAVNSMALGFYQENYGGQRILAHGGDTQWFHSNLSLLMDQNVGVYISLNSGGSASMGARLLRWEFMEAFVNRYYPTERGPDPEPLATALEHGAAVAGDYDSARRAETSPLVAAYFLGQTTVTMLPNGDLVGPGLPDVNGQPKHWREVEPWVWQALGSGERMSARVDENGVVTAIAFEPLSFAIPSTRAPWYRSKSLLLPLFGVALGVLLITLLSWPIRALARRAYKTPFPYEGGRALAHRVAPVASLLAVGYIGAWFAFVMWLMESLTSNSGSTAQTLFTVLYICGLLPILAVAGAAFANVSLWRSASTWFAKIWGLFVLLSALVILWFAVVMNFFSFAYSY, from the coding sequence ATGTTGAGCAAGCTGAAAGGCTGGGCAGCGCCCGTTGCCGCGCTAACGCTATTGAGCCTGGGCGCCCTTCAGGCCAGCGGCCAAGTCGCGCCGACGCCGGAGCAAATTCAGGAAACGGCGGTCGATCCCGCAGCCGCACCTCCGCAAGTGACCAGCGCGGACGTGAACGCTTGGCTCGACGGCTTCATGCCGTACGCGCTTTCCAACGCTGACATCGTTGGCGCGGTGGTGACTGTGGTGCGCGACGGCCAGGTCGTCGCCAATCGCGGCTATGGGTTCGCCAATCTCGAAACGCGTACGCCGGTCGATCCGAACACGACGCTCTTCCGCCCCGGCTCGATCTCCAAGCTCTTCACTTGGACTGCCGTGATGCAGCAGGTCGAAGCAGGCCGCATCGATCTCGACGCCGACATCAACACCTATATCGATTTCGAAATCCCAGACTACGAAGGCCAGCCGATCACGATGCGTCAGATCATGACGCATACCACGGGCTTCGAAGAAGTTATTCGCGATCTCATCTCGTCGGACCCAGCGGCTGGCGGTCTCACGCTGGGCGATTATCTCAAGCGACGCATCCCGGCGCGCATCTATCCGCCGGGCACGATGCCAGCTTACTCAAACTACGCGACTGCATTGGCCGGTTACGTGGTGGAGCGCGTTTCGGGCGAATCCTTTGCCGACTACGTGCACGCGCACATTTTTGAACCGCTCGGCATGCAGCATTCCACCTTCGCGCAGCCGCTGCCGGCGGCGATGAATCCCGCGATGTCCGGCGGCTATAAGAATGTAGCCGACGGCGAAGCGCAGCTGTTCGAGATCATCCCGGCCGCACCGGCAGGCGCCTTGACCACGACCGGCCCGGACATGGCGCTCTTCATGAATGCGCATCTCAACGATGGCGCAGGCCTCATGAGCCCGGAAACGGCGCGCCTCATGCACGAGACCATCGACCAGCAATTTCCGGCTGTGAACTCGATGGCGCTGGGTTTCTATCAAGAGAATTACGGCGGCCAACGCATCCTGGCGCATGGCGGCGACACGCAATGGTTCCACTCGAACCTGTCGCTGCTGATGGATCAGAATGTCGGCGTTTATATCTCGCTGAATTCCGGCGGCAGCGCGTCGATGGGCGCGCGTTTGCTGCGCTGGGAGTTCATGGAAGCGTTCGTCAATCGCTATTACCCGACCGAACGCGGCCCCGATCCGGAGCCGCTCGCCACCGCGCTTGAGCACGGCGCCGCTGTCGCCGGAGATTACGACAGCGCGCGTCGGGCAGAAACGAGCCCATTGGTCGCTGCGTATTTTTTGGGTCAAACCACGGTGACGATGCTGCCGAATGGCGACCTCGTCGGTCCCGGCTTGCCCGATGTAAACGGCCAACCGAAGCATTGGCGCGAAGTGGAGCCGTGGGTCTGGCAAGCACTCGGCAGCGGCGAGCGCATGAGCGCGCGTGTTGACGAGAATGGCGTCGTCACCGCGATCGCCTTCGAGCCGCTCTCGTTTGCGATCCCTTCGACGCGTGCGCCTTGGTATCGCTCGAAATCGCTGTTGCTGCCGCTCTTCGGCGTAGCGCTCGGCGTGCTGCTCATCACGCTGCTCAGCTGGCCGATCCGTGCGCTGGCGCGCCGCGCCTACAAGACGCCTTTCCCGTACGAGGGCGGCCGCGCGCTGGCGCATCGCGTGGCGCCCGTCGCCTCGCTGCTGGCCGTCGGCTATATCGGCGCCTGGTTTGCGTTCGTGATGTGGCTGATGGAATCGCTCACCAGCAATAGCGGCAGCACCGCGCAGACGCTGTTTACGGTGCTCTACATTTGCGGCCTGTTGCCGATCCTCGCTGTGGCGGGTGCGGCGTTCGCGAATGTCTCGCTCTGGCGTAGCGCATCGACGTGGTTCGCCAAGATTTGGGGGCTGTTCGTGTTGCTCTCGGCGCTCGTCATTCTGTGGTTCGCCGTGGTGATGAACTTCTTCAGCTTTGCTTACAGCTACTAA
- a CDS encoding helix-turn-helix domain-containing protein produces the protein MDVRDLRNHLILSTGNAEPRPEARETSSEDTPFDQASFGAAVRKLRADRGWTLKDLSERSKISQSALSRVETGQITLSFDRAHALARALDADFSQIVNRMVRSDETRTQQPVNASGWRTVTRRGEGHRVSQNNGEYEYLCTDFLYRRMVAGIAEVTAHSLEEHGPFVTHPGEEFLMVVEGSVIVETEYYAPLILDVGDSLQFDSTTPHAVLAGGKKSARVFFSITDPRWE, from the coding sequence ATGGACGTCCGTGATCTTCGCAATCATCTGATCCTGAGCACGGGCAATGCCGAGCCGCGCCCCGAGGCGCGCGAGACATCAAGCGAAGACACGCCATTCGATCAAGCCAGCTTTGGCGCGGCCGTGCGCAAATTGCGCGCCGATCGCGGTTGGACGCTGAAAGATCTGAGCGAACGCTCGAAGATTTCGCAATCGGCGCTCTCGCGGGTGGAGACGGGGCAGATCACGCTCTCCTTCGATCGTGCACACGCGCTGGCGCGCGCGCTCGACGCGGATTTCAGCCAGATCGTCAATCGCATGGTGCGCTCCGATGAGACGCGCACGCAGCAACCCGTGAACGCCAGCGGCTGGCGTACGGTCACGCGGCGCGGCGAAGGCCATCGCGTGTCGCAGAACAATGGCGAGTACGAATATCTCTGCACCGACTTTCTGTATCGCCGCATGGTGGCGGGGATTGCGGAAGTCACGGCGCACTCGCTTGAAGAGCACGGCCCCTTCGTCACCCACCCCGGCGAGGAATTTCTGATGGTGGTGGAAGGCAGCGTGATCGTCGAAACCGAATATTACGCGCCGCTGATCCTCGACGTTGGCGACAGCCTGCAGTTCGACTCCACGACGCCACACGCCGTGCTCGCCGGCGGCAAAAAATCCGCCCGCGTCTTCTTCAGCATCACCGACCCGCGCTGGGAATAG
- a CDS encoding dipeptide epimerase, which translates to MGGKRQVSIHIEHWPMLAPFRITGHLFTALDCVVVEIAEGPQIGRGEAAGVYYLQDTPDKAFEQIHAIRTELEAGLDREALQTLLAPGGARNAVDCALWDLECKRAGKSVWAQTGLNSRPLTTCQTIGVLDTPEDTGKAAAALSSFKLLKLKLNGDRPIERVRAVRAARPDARLIVDANQGLTLALLQECLPEFAKSEVEMIEQPLPRGEDAALEGMPREVPLCADESCLHRGEFEAAARRYDMINIKLDKTGGLTEALLLADAVLDRGLDYMVGNMLGTSLAMAPAFVVSQKARIADLDGPLALKADRIGAMTYRNGVVGPFTSDLWG; encoded by the coding sequence TTGGGCGGGAAACGACAGGTCTCGATCCATATCGAGCATTGGCCGATGCTGGCCCCCTTCCGCATTACGGGCCATTTGTTCACGGCGCTCGATTGCGTCGTGGTGGAGATCGCGGAGGGCCCGCAGATCGGCCGCGGCGAAGCGGCGGGCGTCTATTATCTGCAAGACACGCCCGACAAGGCATTCGAGCAAATCCACGCCATTCGCACCGAGCTTGAAGCCGGTCTGGATCGCGAAGCGCTACAAACGCTCCTGGCGCCCGGCGGCGCACGCAACGCCGTCGATTGCGCGCTCTGGGATTTGGAATGCAAGCGCGCAGGCAAGAGCGTATGGGCGCAAACGGGGTTGAACAGCCGGCCGCTAACGACCTGCCAAACCATCGGCGTGCTGGATACTCCGGAAGACACGGGCAAAGCCGCAGCCGCACTCTCAAGCTTCAAATTGCTGAAGCTGAAGCTCAATGGCGACCGTCCGATCGAACGCGTTCGAGCTGTGCGCGCCGCGCGCCCGGATGCGCGGCTGATTGTGGACGCTAACCAAGGCCTGACGTTGGCGCTGCTGCAGGAATGCCTGCCTGAGTTCGCCAAGTCCGAAGTCGAAATGATCGAGCAACCGCTGCCGCGCGGCGAGGATGCAGCACTCGAAGGCATGCCGCGCGAAGTGCCGCTCTGCGCCGACGAAAGCTGCCTGCATCGCGGCGAGTTCGAAGCCGCCGCCCGCCGCTACGACATGATCAATATCAAACTCGACAAGACCGGCGGCCTGACCGAGGCGCTGCTGCTCGCCGATGCGGTTCTGGATCGCGGCCTGGACTATATGGTCGGCAACATGCTGGGCACGTCTCTAGCTATGGCCCCCGCTTTTGTCGTATCGCAGAAGGCGCGTATCGCTGATTTGGACGGCCCGCTCGCACTGAAGGCTGACCGCATCGGCGCTATGACGTACAGGAATGGCGTGGTCGGGCCGTTTACGAGCGACCTATGGGGCTAG
- a CDS encoding nucleotidyl transferase AbiEii/AbiGii toxin family protein, translating into MIPRDYITAWRKNAPWVQDIQVEQDLVICRALVAIFSHPLLSKALAFRGGTALYKLFLKPAARYSEDIDLVQVEAAPAGPIMDALHEVLDPWLGKPTFKQSEGRVTFFYRFESEGQPPIKLRLKVEINTREHFTVYGLATQPFAVDSPWFKGKCAILTYELDELLGTKMRALHQRRKGRDLLDLHLALKSDAADPARIVEVFRRYMDEEGHPTTRAMFEKTFAGKLDDPVFRADIAPLLAPGYEWDIDAAADNVRTRLIEILPGDPWKGDGKPKA; encoded by the coding sequence TTGATCCCGCGCGACTACATCACAGCTTGGCGCAAGAACGCGCCATGGGTGCAAGACATCCAGGTCGAGCAGGATCTTGTCATCTGTCGCGCGCTTGTCGCCATCTTCTCCCATCCGCTCTTGTCGAAGGCGCTTGCGTTCCGCGGTGGCACTGCGCTCTACAAGCTCTTCCTGAAGCCGGCTGCGCGTTATTCTGAGGACATCGATCTGGTGCAGGTCGAGGCAGCACCCGCCGGGCCCATAATGGACGCGCTGCACGAAGTGCTTGATCCATGGCTAGGCAAGCCGACCTTCAAGCAAAGCGAAGGCCGTGTCACCTTCTTCTATCGCTTTGAGTCAGAAGGCCAGCCGCCGATCAAGCTCCGGCTCAAGGTCGAGATCAACACACGAGAGCACTTCACTGTCTATGGTCTGGCGACGCAGCCCTTCGCCGTAGACTCGCCCTGGTTCAAGGGCAAGTGCGCAATTCTCACGTACGAGTTGGACGAACTGCTCGGCACCAAGATGCGCGCACTGCACCAACGCCGGAAGGGACGCGATCTTCTGGACCTTCATCTCGCCCTGAAAAGCGACGCCGCCGATCCTGCGCGCATTGTCGAGGTGTTTCGTCGTTACATGGACGAGGAAGGCCATCCGACGACGCGCGCGATGTTCGAGAAGACCTTCGCTGGCAAGCTCGACGATCCGGTGTTTCGCGCCGATATCGCCCCGCTCCTGGCGCCGGGCTACGAGTGGGACATAGATGCGGCCGCCGACAATGTGCGCACGCGACTGATCGAAATCTTGCCAGGCGATCCCTGGAAGGGAGACGGCAAGCCGAAGGCGTGA